From the genome of Oryza glaberrima chromosome 1, OglaRS2, whole genome shotgun sequence:
TGGCACATTTGCGCACAGTTGCTATGGGCAAACAAAGCCCTATGAGCAAATTGAGCATCCATCTGCTCACCAACATTAATCAGTACTACTAGCAATAGCAAGCCTAACAGAATAACATCTTGCAATACTTTAGAAGAGGCTACTATGTTAACAAAAGGTGCGAGATGTAGTGTTAGTCCTGTCACATGTGATCCTTTATCTTCATGTTGATGCACATATGCAGGGATTAGTTCCAGGTACCCCATTGCCATCTGATCCCCGGATACCTTAGCGTCCAAACTGATGTCGCGGCTTGGCGGATATCATTGCTGGAGTCGGCATGGAAAAGAATGGTCACCTCGCAAGATGGAGCACAGTTATTAAACAAGGGTGCAAGATGAGGAACATCCTTCAATGGCGGTAGATGAAACAGGAGTCTCCTCAAACAGCTTCTAAACTGGTTGCTGGTGCATAACATCAGGCAATGCGTCATTTCACATGAAAACCGAGGGGCCAACTTGACTTCGCTGATGCCGGCAAACAGCTGAAGAAGATACTCGGGCTTCACTGCTTCAAAAAGTTCATATTTGTTTGTAGAAGTGGGCAGCTCAAGTTCTAATGTAGTGATATCATGATTCTCTGCAAATACTTGCAAGAGGGACTTTAGATCCAATGACTCTATCCACAGATTTTTCAAACTCACAAGGCCATCGGCTTGGACATTTGGTCCAAGTTTATCAACTGTTAACTTCAGAGTAAACATGGATGGGGTATCCAAAATGAGCATATCTGGTCGAACACATTTCAGCTCAAGACGAACCAAGTTAGGCGCACGGATTGTTAATGACCGTGGAACATTTGATACCTCCCAGTGGCAAGTCTTTAGTTGATGAAGGTGAATCTTAGGGTCCTTGAGCCCTCCAACTCCAATAAGATTGAGGATCTGAAGGCAAGGGAAGCACTCATTCAATTTGTTGAGATCCTCATCATCTAATCTAATGAACTCAAGTGTCAGATGAGTCAGATTAGGCATTATCTTTAGCCCGTCAACGGATAGCCATGCGTTTTTCAGACGCAATTTCAAAAGACTATGACCTGCATGTATAGCCGAAGTTTCAATCTGAGACCATACCAAGGTGGACCAAATTGACTGTTGAAATATCAAGAACTGAATGACATATAAAGTGTATGCACATTTACTATGCATTCCAGCATCAGGTAAGCAAGATCAAGTTTTCACATGATAATGTTATGAGTACAATAGATTCTATTACTTGTTTCTCATCGTTCATGGCCAtctttttattcaaacttccaaaGTGGGCTGGTGATTGGCGAGCAGCAAGAATAAGCTAAATTTTCGGAGGATAATAAGCCACACTTTCTTAAGCATTATGCACAAGTGAAATACAATTGCACACACAAACTAAAATCTAATATAAGAGCAACAGGTTTAACCATAAATTTCCTTTGTGCAAGCATTTGCTTATGTGAGAAGCTAACTCTACCACGAGATTTTCAAACAAACAGAGCAATGATATCATCACAACAAGGAACATGAAACAAGCAGTAAAAAAATGCAGAGATAAGAGAGAATTACAGAAGTGGGAGATGACAGGAAGCGCCTCCGCCTTCCGCCAGCACGACTGCGGCCAGTAGTCGGCGACGTCCACCTCCCGGAGAgcgttgccggcggcggtgtcCGCCCACGCCACCACGGCCTCCCGGGCCGTGAGGTGGAGGTCGCCGCCCTCGTCGaactccccctcctccacccacgTCGCGTCGTCCGGGTGGCCCCACCCCTCGGACGCGTCGAGCTCGAGGGAGCGGAGGTGCGGCCCGAGGAGGGACGCGGCGTTCCCGGCGGCCGCTCGGATGGCGGAGCCGCCGGGGggcccgcccccgccccctccGGCGAGGGCGACGGAGCGGCGCCgtgcgagcgcggcggcgcggaggcggacaCGGGAGCAGGCgtaggaggcggcgaggaaggcccgcgaggcgaggcggcacgCCGCGATGTCGGCCCCGTCGGCGACGCGGCcgaggacgtcggcggcgatcgccgccgGTAGAGAATCGAAGGGGTCGCCGCCGTCTGCTGACATGTGTAGCCCGCTTTGCCTTCTCAGCTTCTCATATGTTCGGCTCACGGAGAAAACGAATTCCCCCTGTTTTTAAATATAcgttattattaattttttatgacttttatTGATTGtcctatttaaaatttaataaaaatacaaCATAAGAAATGATATATATACAGGGTTCAATTTTTCGTTTTCAGCGTTTCTATCGGAAGGTGCCGATACACCTTTCGGAAGTTTCGGTCcgaaattttaaacaaaatttagtcaaatttaatcaaaatattatcaaattcacagtaaatgaaaaaaaattaaaaatattgacCGAAATTATATCAtatggggaggggggggggggttcgaaTAGAACCTTTCCAGAATTTTGAACATGTACATATAGTCTTTTAATAAGATGAAGGGGCATGAATGGTCAATTGTCATATCCAAAAAGAGCTGGTAAATACTACACATGTctcaaaaaatagaaatatttggTAATGAATATGGATAAATTCTTGTCCAGATAAAAGTTGGTGTATTTTGGAATGGAAACATCCGTTtgttaatatttttatgtgcaTATGTTCACTCTTTTTATGTCCTCTTATGGATTGTAGAGTTTTGAACAGGTAtgcaaaatatatacataatcgcatctctaatttttttctagttatttcCGTATAGAACTGTTATCCAACACTATATGGACTCAAGATTGAATACGAGAAAATATATAGTATCCaaatctccttttcttttttagttcATATATTCAGTTATTCACACTTCAGGAAGAAAAAGGTTTGCGATAAAACGTACATCTATTAAACTTGTTACTTTTACTCAGTAAATATTGTCTACTACACCAATTTACTCCGTACCAacaattaaattataaaatccTCCATATAGTGATAAAAGGATACTCTGACATAGAAATTTATCATATTGAGCGGTGCTAGCATTACTtcctcaaacaaaaaaaaacaatcctgaGTACTTTCGTAGTATCAATCAATTTATCAATGGCACAGTGATTCGTGTATCTTCTGTATAATGAGTTTGTACCTTAAAGCTTCACTAATTTATCAATCTGGAAATTTAGGGGattcgacaaaaaaaaatgcatacttTCTCAAACTATCCTGCATTTTGCTTCTAATTTTGCTCCCTACAAAAGTTTCAAAAACTCTTCGGTATAGCCATCAGTGATAGTTTGAGAATTTAGCATTAGCTACAAATTTTCACACAAGAAAAGATCTGACAACATTTCATTGACGCATGGGTAGCTCCAATCACAATTGAGGATGAGGAACTACATCAACTTTGGTAGTTTGGTTGCCTCTTCCCATCTGCTTGTTCTTTAAGAGaacctctcttctcttctgcaTGAGATATGTCAATTGAAGAACTCATTCAGCTAAGCTGCGTCCCCCACAACTATAAAACCCAATGTGGGAGTTTCAGTAAATGAATACTCTATATCTTGTAAAAACACCAACAACATGGCTTTGCAGACTGCGATCCAATTTCCAACCTGCAAGTCTACcataaaagagaaataaaaacagGTTTCTCAATCAGGTGTGCATCACGCAAGTGTTCATcatctatactactataaaaagaAAGTAGTGGTGGTG
Proteins encoded in this window:
- the LOC127760502 gene encoding F-box/LRR-repeat protein At4g29420; its protein translation is MSADGGDPFDSLPAAIAADVLGRVADGADIAACRLASRAFLAASYACSRVRLRAAALARRRSVALAGGGGGGPPGGSAIRAAAGNAASLLGPHLRSLELDASEGWGHPDDATWVEEGEFDEGGDLHLTAREAVVAWADTAAGNALREVDVADYWPQSCWRKAEALPVISHFCHSLLKLRLKNAWLSVDGLKIMPNLTHLTLEFIRLDDEDLNKLNECFPCLQILNLIGVGGLKDPKIHLHQLKTCHWEVSNVPRSLTIRAPNLVRLELKCVRPDMLILDTPSMFTLKLTVDKLGPNVQADGLVSLKNLWIESLDLKSLLQVFAENHDITTLELELPTSTNKYELFEAVKPEYLLQLFAGISEVKLAPRFSCEMTHCLMLCTSNQFRSCLRRLLFHLPPLKDVPHLAPLFNNCAPSCEVTILFHADSSNDIRQAATSVWTLRYPGIRWQWGTWN